The genomic DNA TTTGGGTATGAAACATTAATACTCAGTATGAATCTTTATTACTTGGTATGAGACTTTATTCCTCTTCCACAAAAGCTGTCGTCGAACAATAAAGTTTGATCGTAAATTCTTCTATTCGGTCAAGAATTCATAAACTTTCACCGTAAAATTTGATCATTTTTTATTATGTGTAACCTAGTTAGCCTCGCAAATCGTGACAATAAAGTTTGATCACTTTTAGAAACTGATTCTTTATAATTGGAGAAATTGATTAAGACTGTACGACGCATAAGACTATCTCGATGGCTTCCCATAACTGGTGTAACTTGTCGAAGCCAAGAAAAATCCGCTGAAGTATGAGTGTTCAACCCTTTTTGTAGTACATGCAGATATAATGATAGCGATCAGTAGTCCGTTTGGTGTCAGTGCTCCTCCTATGTACTGATACACAGGCCTCCCTGAGGGAGTCGTTTTCAACCAAAACTCACAAGAAGCTTCTGTCAAATCTGCTTTAGCTAAGCCAAAACAACCGTCACCCGTCAACGAAAAGTGGAATGGCAAGTACTTTCGAGTGTTTTCGGGGTGTTACCGGATCGAGCCGTATATAGTCCTCCTTTAACTCCCGCTCCGGTTAATTCGCACGCAAACGGAATAAAATCTTCCGAGTCATTGCTTTTAAGGTACCCCCTTACAGCCCCACCTTTCGTAATCCCTCCTAGACATGGGTGATCAGTCCTTTCAATTTTTTGTTGGTAGTATTCTTGAGCCTGACTAAGATAGGTTGTCACTATGCTCACCTTTAAATAACTTGAAGGCTAGGGCATGAATCTCGGTTAACCTTAGCATTTCGGAGGATGAAAACTTCATCCACATTATTTGCCAGATGCTTCTCGTGAGATACAACTATGAGAATGCTTGGCTGAATATGCGTCACTATATTCTTGTATATGCATTGAGCCAAGTCACCTCCAAGGTTCGACAGGCCTTCGTCAATGACTAACACTCCACCTTTATCTAGTCCTATCAAGAATCTAGCCAACACTAAGCGTTTTCGTTCCCCGTATGAGAGCTGTCGGCCTCCTTCACCAAGTTTTGTTTCCAGACCATCTTCCAGCTGGCTCTCCAAATCGGAGAGTTCGACCCACGAAAGAGCCTCACGTACTTGCTTGTTTGTGAACCTATTCCGGAAGCTGGTTACATTGTTTTTCAAAGAAGTTGAAAAAAGTTGACAGTCTTGAGGAACAAGCACCAAACGACTCAACAATGAAGCCCGAGAGTACTCCTCTTGGCTTCGCTGATTTATAGATATAGTACCTGATAGAGGTTCGCGATCTCCGCAGATTGTGGCCATTAAAGTTGACTTACCACTACCGGACTGCCCACCCAATAAATAGGCATTTCCAGCCGAGAACTTTAGTTCAACGTTCTCTAACAGGAACCTATGTTTGTTAAAGCCAATATTCACAGCTATCAAATGGATCTCATCGATGCCATTCAATTCAAGACTGTCACCTGCTTTCGGCTCTGGGTTTCCTTCGTCCAAAACATCAAAATACCTTTTTGCATATGCATCAACCTCTCGCCATTGCAGAACAGCCTTAAACAGTTCTGTCAACGGATTGTGTAAGTACGATGCCAATATTAAGAATGCGGAAAGCTGCCCAATTGATAGCTCCCCGGCCACCGTCCGGGTAGCGCCCCAAAAAATACACGCCACAAAAGAAATAGCAAAAACACTCCCAGTTGCTGAGATTTCAACTGAAGCCAAAGTACGTAGTTTCATATCTGACTTTCTAAAATGAAGAGCCGCAGCTTTCAACCGTCTGAGTACTTTGTCTTTTATTCGCAATTTCACGATAGATGAGAATAAGTACAAAGACTCATAAGATAACGTCGACATAACAGCCTGATCTTTAGCTGAGTCCATTGTCCTAGCTGTAATCTTTTGAGAAATTAATGCGTTCAAAACGAGCAAGCAAGGAAGGGGAAGTAAGGCCACCAATGTGAGCCGCCAATCAATGAAACTCATAAACACAGGTACAAAAGCTAAAAAGCAGATGTTTGAAAAAAGCCGATTGAGTATATCTATGATTTGTTTACGAGCTGAACTCGCGTCTCGTAACCTTGACAGCAAGTTGGCCACTCTCTGAGATTGAATGAACGAACTGTTCTTGTCCAACAAATTTCCGATAAATTCTTGCCTTGTTTCAAAAGATATACGGTGCTGTATAGAATTATTCAGATAGAGGGACAATGCTGTTAGCACTGGAATACAAATAAGCAATGCAACAAGGGTGATACATATTGGTATTAACTCCTCGGTATCACCCTGAAAAATGACACCGTCAAACAGGTAGGAAATGATCAAAGGTCCGGGTATGTGCAACGCCACAATAATGATGTTCATGCTAAACAAAAGAACTAAGGCAGGACGATATTCATACAGAGATTTAAGAAATCTCAAGCTGTAATTACCATTTGCTCTGGGTGTACTCATTTGATTCTCGCTTCTAAATAGACCTGCCACATTTCAGTGGCAGGAGGTGGTATCATTTAATGCCAGCAAGGGCAAGGACCACAGGGACAAGGCCCACAAGGGCAAGGGCGAGAACCGCCCCCTCCCGATAGGGCATCATTTTTTACCTGTTCTAGACTCGTATCAGTCTCACCGATAGTAAGAGATACGCTTGTTACTGAAAGATCCAGATCGTTCGTAAGCTTGTTTTTACTATTCATGATAGTTCTCCTTAGTTAAGAGATGTACTCGACTGCCAGAGCATGAAACACCGCTTTCTCAATAGCGCAGTTTTGAGTTGTTTTGAATACATCACCAGAACTGGTATGAGCATCAGCCACACAACCTCCAGAACAAAACGCTTCAATATCGCACCCTGAACAAGCCGAAATATTTCCAACAACACGGTTAACAACATTCTGATATTCTCTGGATTTAAGTGCCTCCTCAAAATTTGAAATAGTTCCCATTTTTGTTTCTAGGGCAGCGCAAGGTGTGAGATCTCCTTGCGGACTTACAGATACTTCTCCACCAATAGCTCCACAATAAACCCCCAACCTTTCACCGCTAATAAGCGTATTCCATGGGAACATTACCATTCCGGAGCTAACATCAACGGACAGAGAAGCGGAAAGCCTGATGATCTCGGTTATTCTCTGCGCTTTCCACGAAGCTGGTGTCGGAGCTTTATTTAAAGAGATTCCTTCAAAGCAAGCGCTTTGAAGCCCCACGGACACGCAGGAATCGTATAGAGTGTTCTTTTCGTGAATATAGTGAATTACGTCTTCTAAAAAAGGGTAATTATCCTCAGTCAGGGTTACCTCAATTCCAGTCGATACCCCTTCTTCTAGCAATGTGTTTATTGCCTTATCTACCTTGAGAAATGTACCTCGACCAGAGCTGTATACTCTATTTTGGTCATTGATTTCTCCTATCCCATCAAGGCTAACCGCAACATGAACAGAAAACTCCTTAAGAAATTGAGCTTTCTCCTCCTTGATCAGAGTACCGTTAGTATTTAAAAAGAAGGAAAGAGATAAATCCGGAAATTCTGATTTAGCATGCAAAAGACATTTTCTTAGCACCTTCCAGTTCAATAATGGTTCACCTCCAAAGAACCTTATCAATCCCTTTTTTCGCTTATGTTTCCTTAGGTTATTACAGAAAACTTCTATTGATTTTTTAGCGACTTCCCAGTCCATGTGGGATTCTTTTTCGGGCTTGGCTATATAGCAGTAAGTGCACTTCATATTGCAACTTTTCGTTAAGTTTAAGCGCAACTTGTTGATCAAGGCTCCTTCCGCATTCCTGTTTGAATCTAGATGGCAGTATGCGCTATTGCTTTCTTCCCCATACACTAGTAGTTTTTTTCTAAAAAGAGCCCTTAATATCGGCACTAACTCTTCCTTTGATACGCGATCAAAAAGCTCAGGAAGGGTTAGACCTTCCCTTATTGCATTCATTACTGTATCTACACCAACTCCGACCGTCGCAGCCCCTCCGTAGAAGGCGTTATATACGAGTGCCTTAGTTTCACCCCGTATCGAACGGTAATTTCTTGATACCGATATTTCCCTTATTTCCAGACCATGACTAGCTCGCCATTTTTTTTCTGTATCCAAAAGGCTGATACCAGCGGAAACAAAAACATCTAAATAATTCTTTCCTAACGAACATTTAGAAATCAACTTGTCCCAAAGTCCTCCTGATAATTTAATCTTAGACACCCATTTAAAAACAAAACCAACAGCAACGCCTTTCTGTGATAGTTAACCTAGACCGAGGTTCAAAAAAACTGAGCAATTTAACGATATAACGAAAACAAGTTAGATTAACTTGGCCCCTAACCATAAGCTAAGCGAGCAAAGCCTCAGCATGGCTGATGATTAGGTGAAAAATAAATGAGGAAAGTTAAGCGCTATTGAGCAAGCAACGGCATCGACTTAAGCCGGTGGTGCGTTTATGACCCAGGTGTTGATGGTATTGGCGTAATAGGCGCTCTTTACCCACTGCGCCGGAAAAGTGTTGTTCAAACTCGCAACTTAGGCTCAACCATTGCTCTGCTGCTATGCCTAAGCGTTGCATGATGGGGCTAGCCTCTAGGCGTAAGTGGCCTCGCTTGTCCTCTCGAACAATCCGGCCAGTGCTATCAACTAATTCCAAGTAATGATGCAGTTGAAAAGGTAAACCTTGCGGCATGTTGTTTCTGGGGTTACCGACAAAGGGGAACAGTACTTTAGGTTGGGCTTTCTTTTGTTGTACTGCCTTGGCTCTTAGCTTAACACTGGTGTGCTTGGATGATTCGGGCGTAGATTCGATTTTTGCCCTGACTGGGTTTAAGTCCACATACGCCATACAGGCCATTAAAGCGGCTTCATCTAGAAGGGCTTGCGATTTAAAACGCCCTTCCCAGAATCTGCCAGTACACTTATCTTCTTTATTGGCTTCTCTGGCAATATGTTCATTCAGTTGGCGCATAAACCAACTTAAGTCATAGAGGCGTTGGCGGTAAACTTCAGCGGTATCGTTTATACATTGCAGCTGGCTGGCATCGAGTTGTGCCCGAAGCTCAGGGTTTAAGTACATTTGGGTAAGCAAAGTGCCCTTGTGTAAGCGATGCCAGCGCTCAAGCACCTCTTGTACTGACCAAGCCTCAGCTTGTTGTTGATTCACATGCAGTACGATATGAGTATGGTTACTCATCACGGCATAAGCGCACACATCAACGGCGAACACTTCTGCTAGTCTTAACAAGTAGTCTTCTACCCATTGGCGACGATGTTCATAGCTCTTGCCTGTTTGCTTATCTTCACCACACAAATAAGCCCGTCGAACACAACGGGAAACACAGTGGTAATAAGGCGTATCATCCAAACTTACTTGCGATTTTCTTGGCTGAGGCATAACAAAAGCTCCACGCTAAGGCTTTATTTAAGCGTAGAGCAGTGGCGAATATTTCGCCATAATTATGGGTGTCTTATTTAATTCTGCTGTCATTAAAAACAGAAAAGTCTCCAGAGATAAACTGCTGCATGAAGTTCGTCAATTCCCTCCCAATACGCTGATTGCAATGGAAGCTTGTCTTTCATCCAATTATTGGGGGGAAACCATTCAAAATATGGGATATCAGGTAAAGCTGCTTCCGGCTCAGCATGTTAAACCGATGGCGCGTAGACAAAAAAATGATGCTAATGATACGCTAGCTATCTGCGAAGCTGCTTTTCGTCCCAATATTCATGCTGTGCCAATCAAGACGCGGGAGCAGCGGGATATCAAGGCGCTTCGCACTGTACGCAGTACCTTGGTTGTGCGCCGTACAGCAACGGTGAATCAGCTTCGAGCCTTAGCGGCAGAATACGGCGTGATTTTCCCAAAAGGATTAAAAACACTGCAGGAGCAGCTGCCCGCCACATTGGAAGATGCCGATAACGGCTTATCAACAGTAATACGCAGCCTGCTGCAAGGGCTGTATGATGACATTAAGATAATCTCCCGTGATATCGACTCGTTAACTGATGAGTTAACACGCTTGGCAAAGCATCATCCTCGCTATCAAGCTTTGCTAAAAATTCCCGGCTTTGGTCCCATTGTCACCGCCAGTGTACTCAGCGAACTAGGAACGGGTGAACAGTTTACCAATGGGCGGCAATTTTCTGCGTGGTGCGGTTTGGTTCCCCGCCAGCACAGTAGCGGAGGGAAGGCTACATTGATGGGCATGACTAAAAACGGCAACAGAGAACTGCGAACACTGTTGATTCATGGTGCCAGAGCAGTGCTACGGTTCGCAGCTAAGCGTC from Agarivorans gilvus includes the following:
- a CDS encoding ABC transporter ATP-binding protein, whose translation is MSTPRANGNYSLRFLKSLYEYRPALVLLFSMNIIIVALHIPGPLIISYLFDGVIFQGDTEELIPICITLVALLICIPVLTALSLYLNNSIQHRISFETRQEFIGNLLDKNSSFIQSQRVANLLSRLRDASSARKQIIDILNRLFSNICFLAFVPVFMSFIDWRLTLVALLPLPCLLVLNALISQKITARTMDSAKDQAVMSTLSYESLYLFSSIVKLRIKDKVLRRLKAAALHFRKSDMKLRTLASVEISATGSVFAISFVACIFWGATRTVAGELSIGQLSAFLILASYLHNPLTELFKAVLQWREVDAYAKRYFDVLDEGNPEPKAGDSLELNGIDEIHLIAVNIGFNKHRFLLENVELKFSAGNAYLLGGQSGSGKSTLMATICGDREPLSGTISINQRSQEEYSRASLLSRLVLVPQDCQLFSTSLKNNVTSFRNRFTNKQVREALSWVELSDLESQLEDGLETKLGEGGRQLSYGERKRLVLARFLIGLDKGGVLVIDEGLSNLGGDLAQCIYKNIVTHIQPSILIVVSHEKHLANNVDEVFILRNAKVNRDSCPSLQVI
- a CDS encoding radical SAM/SPASM domain-containing protein, translating into MSKIKLSGGLWDKLISKCSLGKNYLDVFVSAGISLLDTEKKWRASHGLEIREISVSRNYRSIRGETKALVYNAFYGGAATVGVGVDTVMNAIREGLTLPELFDRVSKEELVPILRALFRKKLLVYGEESNSAYCHLDSNRNAEGALINKLRLNLTKSCNMKCTYCYIAKPEKESHMDWEVAKKSIEVFCNNLRKHKRKKGLIRFFGGEPLLNWKVLRKCLLHAKSEFPDLSLSFFLNTNGTLIKEEKAQFLKEFSVHVAVSLDGIGEINDQNRVYSSGRGTFLKVDKAINTLLEEGVSTGIEVTLTEDNYPFLEDVIHYIHEKNTLYDSCVSVGLQSACFEGISLNKAPTPASWKAQRITEIIRLSASLSVDVSSGMVMFPWNTLISGERLGVYCGAIGGEVSVSPQGDLTPCAALETKMGTISNFEEALKSREYQNVVNRVVGNISACSGCDIEAFCSGGCVADAHTSSGDVFKTTQNCAIEKAVFHALAVEYIS
- a CDS encoding transposase, whose translation is MPQPRKSQVSLDDTPYYHCVSRCVRRAYLCGEDKQTGKSYEHRRQWVEDYLLRLAEVFAVDVCAYAVMSNHTHIVLHVNQQQAEAWSVQEVLERWHRLHKGTLLTQMYLNPELRAQLDASQLQCINDTAEVYRQRLYDLSWFMRQLNEHIAREANKEDKCTGRFWEGRFKSQALLDEAALMACMAYVDLNPVRAKIESTPESSKHTSVKLRAKAVQQKKAQPKVLFPFVGNPRNNMPQGLPFQLHHYLELVDSTGRIVREDKRGHLRLEASPIMQRLGIAAEQWLSLSCEFEQHFSGAVGKERLLRQYHQHLGHKRTTGLSRCRCLLNSA
- a CDS encoding IS110 family transposase, with product MGVLFNSAVIKNRKVSRDKLLHEVRQFPPNTLIAMEACLSSNYWGETIQNMGYQVKLLPAQHVKPMARRQKNDANDTLAICEAAFRPNIHAVPIKTREQRDIKALRTVRSTLVVRRTATVNQLRALAAEYGVIFPKGLKTLQEQLPATLEDADNGLSTVIRSLLQGLYDDIKIISRDIDSLTDELTRLAKHHPRYQALLKIPGFGPIVTASVLSELGTGEQFTNGRQFSAWCGLVPRQHSSGGKATLMGMTKNGNRELRTLLIHGARAVLRFAAKRQDAMGRWLNGLVARRGKVKAIVALANKLGRIAWRIISGDQEFQLSRAFKTA